The following nucleotide sequence is from Pedobacter sp. PACM 27299.
TACCTGATTGAGTCTTTAGATAACTACGCCAGGCTGTATTTTGGAGAAGAGCAGGTATTGCTGAAAACTTCCCTCAACCAATTGGAGGGAAAACTGGACAAACACACGTTTTTCAGGGCTAATCGCAGTCAGCTAATTAATTTGAATCATATTAAAACCATTATTAGGCAAGCCAATGGGATGTTGGTCAGGATGGGCACTGGTGAAGAAGTGCGTATCTCAGAACGGCAGGCCGTTAAATTCAGAAATTTAAATCAATAATAACATTTGATCATCATGAAAAAGAACAGAAAAACCTTCGGTATGGCCATGCTATGTCTTTTATTTAGTCATTTAGGTTTTGGCCAAACGCTGACTTTACCGGATAAGGTAAAGTATGACATCGCAGATAGCGTGTTGATCAAAGCCCCCAATGGCATTACTTTATCCGCTGTAGTGGTCAGGAAAAAGGGTGCTCCTTTGCAGCAGCCAACTGCATTAATGTATTTTATTTATTCAGATACTAAAAGAAGTCTGATGGAGGCTAAATACGCTGCAGACCATGGTTATGTAGGAATTGTGGCGGATGCGAGGGGTAAGCGGCTCAGTCCGGATGATCCTGTACCTTATGAGCATGAGGCGAAAGATGTGAATTTGGTGATCGATTGGATCGTGCAGCAACCCTGGAGTGATGGACGCGTAGCGATGTATGGAGGAAGTTATTCTGGCTTTGCACAATGGGCGGCAGCGAAATACTTGCACCCTGCATTGAAAACTATTGTGCCTTATGTGGCTGCAATTCCCGGATTAGGGCTTCCTATGGAAAACAATATCTTTTTATTGGCCAATTACCAATGGCCGTTTTATGTAACCAATAACAAATATACTGATGATGCGGTCAATAATGATGGGGCACGCTGGCGAGCTATGCGCATGAAATGGTGGGAAAGTGGACTGGCGTACAATAAGGTTGACAGTTTGGATGGTACTCCGAATCCCTGGCTGCAGAAATGGTTGTCACATCCGGATTATGATACTTATTGGCAATCCATGGTTCCTTTTAAGCAGGACTATGCGAAAATTAATATCCCTGTTCTGACCATTACCGGCTACTATGATGATGGGCAGGTGTCGGCATTGGAATATTTGAGGGAGCATTACAAATACCGTCCCAATGCGGAACATTACCTGATTATTGGCCCTTATGATCATTTTGGAGCACAAAAAGGAGGCATTCCAAACTTACGGGGTTATCAGGTTGATGAGCGGGCGCTGATCAATACCCGGGAGATTACTTTTCAATGGATGGATTATATCCTGAAAGCCGGGAAGAAACCAGAACTGCTCCAGGATAAGATCAATTTTGAAGTGATGGGGGCCAATACCTGGCGTCATGTTCCTTCCCTGGATCAAATGGAAGCTTCTAAAATTCGCTTTTATCTGGACAAAACCGGAGAAGAGTATCGGCTTTCCCCACTGAAACCTGTTCAAGGCAGTTTTACGGATCAAACTGTCGACATGAGGGATAGAACCACCATGAACAACGATTATTATCCTGATCCGATTGTCAAAGATGAAATCGACAAAAGTAACGGCTTGTTCTTTTTAACTAAGCCATTTGATACTGCTGTTTCTGTAAGTGGTTCATTGGAAGGGGAACTAAAGGCGATCATCAATAAAAAAGATATGGATGTTGGCTTGACTTTATATGAGCTGACACCAGATGGGCAGTATTTCCAACTTTCCTATTTTTTAGGCAGAGCAAGTTATGCCCATGACAGCAGCAAACGAAAACTATTGTGTCCTGGAAAGGAAGAAACGATTCCTTTTTACCGCTCCAGGGTATTCAGCAGGCAGCTTAAAAAGGGAAGCCGTTTGTTATTGATGCTCAATATTGACAAAAATCCGTTTGCAGAGATCAATTATGGAACGGGAAAGCAGGTGAGCAGAGAAAGCATGAAAGACGCGGGGGAGCCTTTAAAGATTAAGTGGTCAACACAAAGCTATATAGATCTTGGTATCTCCAGCGCTGAGCAGTAAGCCAATTGACCTTTCAGGCACATTATTTGTA
It contains:
- a CDS encoding CocE/NonD family hydrolase, with product MKKNRKTFGMAMLCLLFSHLGFGQTLTLPDKVKYDIADSVLIKAPNGITLSAVVVRKKGAPLQQPTALMYFIYSDTKRSLMEAKYAADHGYVGIVADARGKRLSPDDPVPYEHEAKDVNLVIDWIVQQPWSDGRVAMYGGSYSGFAQWAAAKYLHPALKTIVPYVAAIPGLGLPMENNIFLLANYQWPFYVTNNKYTDDAVNNDGARWRAMRMKWWESGLAYNKVDSLDGTPNPWLQKWLSHPDYDTYWQSMVPFKQDYAKINIPVLTITGYYDDGQVSALEYLREHYKYRPNAEHYLIIGPYDHFGAQKGGIPNLRGYQVDERALINTREITFQWMDYILKAGKKPELLQDKINFEVMGANTWRHVPSLDQMEASKIRFYLDKTGEEYRLSPLKPVQGSFTDQTVDMRDRTTMNNDYYPDPIVKDEIDKSNGLFFLTKPFDTAVSVSGSLEGELKAIINKKDMDVGLTLYELTPDGQYFQLSYFLGRASYAHDSSKRKLLCPGKEETIPFYRSRVFSRQLKKGSRLLLMLNIDKNPFAEINYGTGKQVSRESMKDAGEPLKIKWSTQSYIDLGISSAEQ